The genomic interval CTCATATTCCACCAAGTCGCCAAAATTAATTGGATGGCTGCTTCGTACAACATGCATGAATGACGCcgattaataaattactagAAGATACGTGCACGAACGCTTCGCCTGAAAAAAGAGGGAAAGGGCAAGATGATTGAGCATTCAGCCAAACTATTGTGTTATAACTTGACTTCAACTCTCAGGATAGCTGCGATGAGTTGAAAATGGGGACATATCTCCAGATTTAGCGCCCATTCCTTAAAAATGTTTTACAAAGATTTCATCTAAAATACTTATCTCTGAAGTGAAACCACCAGAACGAGTGAGCTAAGAACagtgaaagaaattttttcaacACCACATTGTTTGTCCGCTTTCTCATTGACAGGAGCAAAACCTCAAGAATCAATGTACTCCAACCAAGACAAATTGCCAGAGGTAATCCATAATGTTCTTCAGTATCCAGATTGAGAATAAACAGAGAACTCACCAATTATGATGAGAACATTATAGAAAAGCAAAGACGTATATAATACTTGATGTGTATTTCCACAACAAAGGCTCCAAATAACTTACCTTGGAATGTGATTGCATAGATGGAATCTGCCAAACAGGAACAAAATTTGATGCCTGATGTTATCAGCAACACCCCATTCAATGTCTAGAGAATAAATGATATGGCGGAAAAAGTACATAAGTTGATCAAAAGTGTATTCACCTTTGGAAGCTGTCCATGCTGTAATGAATTCAAACATATATCAAAATATGAGCAATCTAGTCTGATGTGTACCCCTGATACCCAACTGAATGATAATGAGATTTTAAGAACAATTAACTCATAGCACACAAAAAAGAACTGAACCATCAAATACATTGCAGTGACTAATGAAAAGCCATGAAAATACTGCAGTGATCAACCAAAGCCATTTTGGCAACAAATATCTTTCAGTTGAAAGTCTGATACATCGATTAATTAATACACAATAAATAGAATTATACAAAGAgctctttatttgaaaaattagacAGTCCTCTTCTgagaaatattaataataataataatatgaatcTTCCACCAGAAACCAAAGCAGCATAATCAAAGCAACACATCCTACGAAAGTGCGCATAAACCAACCGCCACATCAGAAAATAATATCCTCATCCTTTTCCCCTGCAGATAACAAGTTCTGAGCAGACTTAATTGAAATTCCTTTCTGCAAAGATACCTTCTCGGCAAACTGCTCCTCAACAAACTGCTTGGAAGAAGCAAGCTGTCTCTCGATTTCCCTCTTCTTATATCCTTGAATCTTCTTCAAGCGAAAGAAATCCTCTCTTTCAAGCTCATCCAACTCCCCCTTAATGTAAGTGATAGTATTCTCCAATCTAGGCTTGACTACATTCTCCAAAGCATTAACCCTGCGGTTTGTGGTCTTAATCGCCTCATCCAGCGTCAAAAACGAAGTTTGAAGAGAAGCAAGCTCGACAAGAAGCTCAATGGCTTTCACATAAGCAGCACGACACTGTTGCACTTGTTGCCCACCTCTAGCCAATCCTGTAAGATCATTCTTGGTCTCGCCATCAGTGAAGTACTCAAACTTTGGAATCTTAACACCTGCAATATTCTCTTGACGGGATCGAACTTTAATAGAAGCATTTTGCACATTCTCAAGAACAATGTGCTTGATGTTTTCGCCAGCAACATACTTGGCCTCAATCAGGGCAAAGGAAGAATCTTTCATAACTTCTCCCATCGATTCCTTCGTAGTCACGATATTCTTAAGGATCTGACGAAACTGAACAGTTAAAGCAtcactcttcttcttcaaaaggGCATGCCCTCTTGTAGCACCAACAAGCCTACTTTTCATAACCCCTAGCATTGTCACTGTGGGAACCACAGTCAACCGCTGGTTTTGCGCCATCTTTCCAAATTATCTAGTAAAATTAAACTcccccaaataaataaagtaaaatgaaacaaacttCTCCATGAATAACAATATTTCGGTTACATTTTGTTCATAACTTCTAAGAATTTAAACTTGATGAATTCAAATTAAGAGTcacagaaaaacaaatcacaatttGGATAATTTAGtcgtaaaaaaataatgaacaatGATAAAGATAATCACAGAATTAAACTACTAAAGCACAAAATTcgcaaaattttcataaagttTAGGTTTTTGATTACCTGATCCAAATATTAGGGAGTTTAAGATTCCGCGAAAGGCCGATCCGATGAGATCAAATGGAACCCTAACTCCGGTTTAAGTGAAAGATCGAATTTGGCTCCAGAGAAAATTAGcgagaaaaatttaaaagggtCCAGAACTGACACTGGTGGTTTTTTTGAGAGGAAGAGTAGATGAGAGGTTCTCATGAGAAACGACTGCGTTTTGTGCAATCAAATGATTGTGCAAATCGCGGTAGCCAAATGTGGCCCAATTAAGACAATTATCGTGTTTAGAGTTGGGTCGTACTATTCATCCCCATATTTTATAACTGAtttattaaaaaggaaatgcaAACATGAAATACTTTTGTAATTTCAGTTACTTTATCTATAACacatacaaatatataaattagagatatacatatacacacacactttTAATTAACCTAACATCAATAATCCTCTCTTCACCTATATGAGTGGGGAGATTCAGACCCaaatctcttatttttaacACAACGAATTCTACTCACCCTATTAATTTGGCAACCTAGattcacaaaaatttaaactttgaaaatgatatataCATGTCACAAtagtttaaatatataatttataaaattatataaaagctcaaattatgagataaattttgttaggaaagtaaaaaaattcttatttcgtatttctatttatttttatcaataatcaatcatcaatttaaatttatattaaaaaaacttaaatcaagaGAGAAGCTTTTACGAATAATTGAATACAATACATCACAGACGCACGTGAGTTCTAAAAGCTCAAAtcaaaaataagattttaacaCATCCCAATTTCCCTTTCTATAAGCCTTGAATCTTCTCCATCATCATTTTCTATATCTATATACACACTCTTGGGAATTCCTTCTTATAAACATGGATTTCTATAATAATCTCTACTTACTTAATtctttctaattaattaagatgaaTAAATTCGTATGCGCATAcgtatttattatttcacttGCATGTGTAATTACTTGCATTTTTTGTGTTATGTTagttgtttcttttaattaaagagtaagcCTTACTATTTCATCACTCGATAAAAATTATCTTCTgtatttaaaatcttatttttaaaattcataaatgttttaagaaagaaattaactagcTAGCAGCTTCAATTAGCTAGTCTAGAACTAGAAATGTACATGAGTGATTTTTCTCAATCTCCAAAAAGGAAACTAAATTACATTTCTTCTTCAGGACACACTAATTAATCGCATCGCATCACATCACATGTATGGTGGCTTACGATATTTATCGTTCTTCCAACTCggaaatgtatatatatatatatatatatccccGGCCCTACTCACCCAACTCACTCATATATCATTCACTCAATATATGGCGCATAAGCTTGCTGTTGAATCACCAAAACCGAAGCTCTACTCTTAAAATCATCAGACGCCAACAAATCTCCCACAACACCCAACTCTTCAATCTCGATCCACTCCCCCAATCCCTGCAAAACATGCAAGCAGCCTTCATGCCTTCTCCCAgccaaaaacaaatcaaaatcatttgcAATGGCGTTTATAATCCTCAACGTTTCAAATCCTTCCTCCACACCTTCCTCCACGTACTCAACATTCTTGCTGTCCAAGTTTACGAAcctaaaatcattaatcatgGCTTGATCCCGATCCTCGTCTATAAAATCACTCATCGTAGGGTTGGTAACAACGAATCTCGTCACAGTTAGATGAATGCTAGGGTTTCTTCCCATGCGTGCCCCCAGTGCTAACGCTTCCCGGTCATCTGCTCCCCCGATGAATAGCACACAAACCCGGCGACACTGAAAGGAGCGGTAGTCAATTGCGAGGCTGCGGTCGTAGAGGAGTCCAATGGAGCAAGGGGACATGCTGAGAACGTTGTTGATCACTTTCTTGGTCAACGTGGGCTCCGTTTTTAGGAAGGGGAAGATGATCAGAGAAGTGGCTTTTTGGAAAGCCATCGAGCAAATGTCGTCGTGCATGGACGCGTAGGGAGCTACGGCGGTGAAGCACTGCACCGACACGTAGGCTTTGTTGGTCTGCTGGTAACGGAAGAAGGCATGGAGGAGGGGGTCGATCTTGGCCGGTTTCGATGAGGAAGGGTTTTTGTCCAAGCGATGTGGGATTACGACGGGCATTGAGCGGCCGATGTATTCCTCCAGGTTCATGACGTAGACGCCGACGTGGCTCTGCGGAGGGCTTGAGGCTTTGAGGAGGTTGATCGCGGTGGGGACGTAGTCACTTTCGGGTATGCATATGAGGATACGGAGCTCCGCGTGGGATTCACAGTGTTGAATCGTGCGTTTTCTGTAGGCCACGTACTTTCTTGACGAGTCGTACACGAGTTTCACGAGCGGGATGATGATGGCGGATTGAAACATTGCTGTTATCACCATTATTGCGAAGCTCTCATCTGTGATTTGCTGCaccaattataattaattaattaattaattagaagatgattttgataaaatgtgAAGCATTTTTTGCTTCCAAAATAGGAAACTGCATGCTACTCCCTCAAAAGCATAAGAAACAATCCATAAATATATTCTCCAAGTTATGCGTACCAAGCGTTGCTTTGCCCGAGTGAAAACTTGGATATCATAGATGCCACGACAGT from Citrus sinensis cultivar Valencia sweet orange chromosome 9, DVS_A1.0, whole genome shotgun sequence carries:
- the LOC102620711 gene encoding V-type proton ATPase subunit D, which codes for MAQNQRLTVVPTVTMLGVMKSRLVGATRGHALLKKKSDALTVQFRQILKNIVTTKESMGEVMKDSSFALIEAKYVAGENIKHIVLENVQNASIKVRSRQENIAGVKIPKFEYFTDGETKNDLTGLARGGQQVQQCRAAYVKAIELLVELASLQTSFLTLDEAIKTTNRRVNALENVVKPRLENTITYIKGELDELEREDFFRLKKIQGYKKREIERQLASSKQFVEEQFAEKVSLQKGISIKSAQNLLSAGEKDEDIIF